In Vulpes lagopus strain Blue_001 chromosome 1, ASM1834538v1, whole genome shotgun sequence, a genomic segment contains:
- the MUC21 gene encoding mucin-21, whose protein sequence is MDMEEAITRAMKWIQEEAVKEVMEDKESVTYAEFSTLGNTETRITSNGTSTISNTKSSTISGGTSTAVNTGFSTTSGRTSIASNTASSVTSNGTSTAFSTGSSATSGGIGIAANTSSSTISDGTSTASNIESSVISSGFSTTFNTESSTIYSDTPVNTGSSTTSDRTGTAAKTGASVTSSESSTTTSTRSSITSRGSSTPVNTRSNEASGETSIASSTRPSMTSGGTSMPANSGSSTTSNGTSTAANPGSSVTSSRTSVASNTGSSVTSRGTSVPSDIGSNVTSSGTSTAANIASGATTGASGTLSPTGTHTTSNKISTSATTPVNEETPNGSLKPWEIFLITLVSVVVAVGFFAGLFFCVRNSLSLRNVFDTAVYCPHGPNLGSGPGGNHGVHHRPSWSRNWFWRRPVSSIAMEMSRGYNRP, encoded by the exons ATGGACATGGAAGAAGCCATAACAAGAGCCATGAAATGGATCCAAGAGGAGGCTGTCAAGGAAGTCATGGAGGATAAGGAGA GTGTAACATACGCTGAGTTTAGCACACTAGGCAATACTGAAACCAGAATAACCTCTAATGGGACCAGTACAATCTCCAACACTAAATCCAGCACAATCTCTGGAGGAACCAGCACAGCTGTCAACACTGGATTCAGCACAACCTCTGGTAGAACAAGTATAGCCTCCAACACTGCATCTAGTGTGACCTCTAATGGAACCAGTACAGCCTTCAGTACTGGATCCAGCGCAACCTCTGGAGGGATTGGCATAGCTGCCAATACTAGTTCCAGCACAATATCTGATGGTACCAGTACAGCCTCCAACATTGAATCCAGTGTGATCTCCAGTGGGTTCAGCACAACCTTCAATACTGAATCTAGTACAATCTACAGTGACACACCTGTCAACACTGGATCTAGCACAACCTCTGACAGGACTGGTACAGCTGCCAAAACTGGAGCCAGTGTGACCTCCAGTGAGTCCAGCACAACCACCAGTACTCGATCCAGCATAACTTCCAGAGGGAGTAGCACACCTGTGAACACTAGATCCAATGAAGCCTCAGGTGAGACCAGTATAGCCTCCAGCACTAGACCCAGTATGACTTCTGGTGGGACCAGCATGCCTGCCAATAGTGGGTCTAGTACAACCTCCAATGGGACCAGCACAGCTGCCAACCCTGGATCCAGTGTGACCTCTAGCAGGACCAGTGTAGCTTCCAACACTGGATCTAGTGTGACTTCCAGAGGGACCAGTGTACCCTCTGACATTGGATCTAATGTGACTTCCAGTGGGACCAGCACAGCTGCCAACATTGCATCAGGTGCAACCACAGGAGCCTCTGGCACACTTTCTCCAACTGGAACACACACAACTTCCAATAAGATTAGCACAAGTGCTACTACTCCAGTGAATGAAGAGACACCCAATGGGTCCCTGAAACCATGGGAAATATTCCTCATTACTTTGGTCTCAGTTGTAGTGGCTGTGGGATTCTTTGCTGGGCTCTTCTTCTGTGTG AGAAATTCCCTATCCCTGAGAAACGTCTTTGACACAGCTGTCTACTGCCCTCATGGGCCCaaccttggctcaggtcctggaggGAATCACGGAGTCCACCACAGGCCTAGTTGGAGCCGTAACTGGTTCTGGAGGAGACCAGTATCCTCAATAGCCATGGAGATGAGTAGGGGATACAATAGGCCCTGA